Genomic segment of Drosophila ananassae strain 14024-0371.13 chromosome 2L, ASM1763931v2, whole genome shotgun sequence:
TGAGGACAAATTCCCACGTGATCTTAGTGGATGTCCTTTGACAGCTGCCTTTCGTCCCTGGGAGCCATATATATTTCGCACCGAAGTTGAAGAAGCCACAGACGAATATTATTATGGTTTGGGAACAGAAGATGAATACAATGAAACCTCCAGTTATGAGGACTCCGATGACGACAGCTATGGGGACCGGGAGGCAGATTATGACGATCCCGCCGTGGAAACAGACACAGAAAGTACTCCAAAAATTAAGCTCAATGGCATTGAGTATGAAATGGTGCAGACCATAGCCGAACGTCTACACGTAAACATAGAAATGCAAAAGGAAAACACCAACTTGTATCACCTTTTTCAGCGGTTAATTGATGGGTAAGCATTGCTTTAAATAATTAACTTTTAATCCGAACCAATTCTATTATATAATTTCTTCAGAGAAATCGAAATGATCGTGGGAGGAATCGACGAGGATCCCAGCATCAGCCAGTTTGTATCAAGCTCAGTGTCCTATCACCAAGATGACCTCACTTGGTGCGTGGCAAAAGCAAAACGCCGATAcggattttttaattttgtggaGACCTTCAATGCTGATGCTGGATTTTTAATCGGACTCTTTGTAATCGTATGCTCTATTGTGGTTTTACTAGCGCAGCGAATATCCCAATTTCGTTTACGAAATATTAATGGATATTTTTCGATTTGTTTGCGAATTATGGGGATTCTTCTGAACCAGGCCATTGCTTTACAGGATTTCCCTCTGACTCTAAGACAGCTTTTTGCCATCTCTTTTCTGATGGGTTTTTTCTTTAGCAATACATATCAGAGTTTTCTTATAAGCAGCTTGACCAATCCACGCAGCTCTTATCAGATTCGGACCCTCGAGGAGATTCATAGCCATGGCATGGTTATTATGGGCACTTCCGAAAACGTTCGGCATTTCAATAAGGAAGGGGAGGTAAACTTTTtcgcaaataattttttttctcttaacCTGTTGACCCACATCTTTAGGTTTTCAAGCACATTCGGGAGAGATTCCAGATGTGCTATAACATAGTGGAATGCTTGAATGATGCTGCTCACAATGAACATATAGCGGTGGCCGTTTCCCGACAGCATTCTTTTTACAATCCAAGAATCCAAAGAGACCAGCTTTATTGCTTCGATCGGAGAGAATCCTTGTACGTCTATCAGGTGACCATGTTGCTGCCTAAAAAGTATCATCTGTTGCATCAGATCAACCCTATAATTCAACACATTATCGAATCGGGCCATATGCAAAAGTGGGCTAGAGATTTGGACATGCGGCGCAAGATTCACGAGGAGATTATTCGAGTCAGGGAGGACCCTTTCAAAGCGCTGACCTTCGATCAGTTCCGAGGagcttttgcattttcttctGGGCTATTATTAATGGCCAGCTGTGTCTTTTTCGTAGAATGGCTTTATGAAAAGTGCTTCAATAGAGCTAAAAAGAGAAAGTTGCTCAAAAAGTTGACcagaaaacctaaaaaaagAATATGATCATAGTACGGCTTCTATTCAAAATATAACACAGCTTTCATTAAAGATTCGATTAAATGTTGAATAAGAATTTCATGgtttaaactaaaaaatatattcgaaAGTAA
This window contains:
- the LOC6500385 gene encoding uncharacterized protein LOC6500385; protein product: MNSFMGKLLDACDYIGAEKNEEKEEDEDDEGDGDGDEQDEDGSQDNMDENASKDSGNDQPDMPLDGNESGEKDYNENEVGETLASEENHTIHNETKATTEENFENTSQDSMPDYEQDQKTNDYENMEPNQKDDEYTQSKHENEESSIENISHEQDIYEDNYHNSEIIIIPKHHMLDNKLFAKYSGTSDSYEDISATASAQNETSTLEKPLQETDISSEDFENHSDENGDEVNANLTEPEVIIEEFYRAKFEDKFPRDLSGCPLTAAFRPWEPYIFRTEVEEATDEYYYGLGTEDEYNETSSYEDSDDDSYGDREADYDDPAVETDTESTPKIKLNGIEYEMVQTIAERLHVNIEMQKENTNLYHLFQRLIDGEIEMIVGGIDEDPSISQFVSSSVSYHQDDLTWCVAKAKRRYGFFNFVETFNADAGFLIGLFVIVCSIVVLLAQRISQFRLRNINGYFSICLRIMGILLNQAIALQDFPLTLRQLFAISFLMGFFFSNTYQSFLISSLTNPRSSYQIRTLEEIHSHGMVIMGTSENVRHFNKEGEVFKHIRERFQMCYNIVECLNDAAHNEHIAVAVSRQHSFYNPRIQRDQLYCFDRRESLYVYQVTMLLPKKYHLLHQINPIIQHIIESGHMQKWARDLDMRRKIHEEIIRVREDPFKALTFDQFRGAFAFSSGLLLMASCVFFVEWLYEKCFNRAKKRKLLKKLTRKPKKRI